A single genomic interval of Zingiber officinale cultivar Zhangliang chromosome 4A, Zo_v1.1, whole genome shotgun sequence harbors:
- the LOC121973602 gene encoding cytochrome P450 71A1-like, translating to MFGGTDTTVTTLQWAMAELVRTPRVLARAQEEVRRVAAGKSYVDEEDLPRLSYLQAIVKEILRLHPAAPLMLPHECQQSCKVAGYDVPAGTRIYINAWSIGRDANLWDKPDEFRPERFEGSSVNYQGQCFELVPFGSGRRICPGILMAEWVIWLTLANLLHGFDWALPAGVRREDLDMSEVFGLVVSKKEPLVLMATPAKLL from the coding sequence ATGTTCGGCGGAACGGACACAACGGTTACGACATTGCAATGGGCCATGGCGGAGCTAGTGAGGACTCCTCGAGTGCTCGCTAGAGCCCAGGAGGAAGTCCGCCGAGTGGCAGCCGGAAAAAGCTACGTCGACGAGGAGGACCTCCCGAGGCTCAGCTACCTGCAGGCCATCGTCAAGGAGATCCTCCGACTCCACCCGGCCGCCCCCCTGATGCTGCCCCACGAGTGCCAGCAGAGTTGCAAGGTCGCTGGCTACGACGTTCCCGCCGGCACTAGAATCTACATCAACGCGTGGAGCATCGGGCGAGATGCGAACCTATGGGATAAACCCGACGAGTTCCGGCCGGAGCGGTTTGAGGGCAGCTCCGTCAACTACCAGGGGCAGTGCTTCGAGCTGGTGCCGTTCGGCAGCGGCCGGAGGATCTGTCCCGGGATCTTGATGGCAGAGTGGGTTATCTGGCTTACACTGGCCAATCTCTTACACGGCTTCGACTGGGCATTGCCTGCGGGAGTGAGAAGGGAGGATCTGGACATGAGCGAGGTGTTTGGGCTCGTCGTTAGCAAGAAGGAGCCGCTCGTGCTGATGGCAACTCCGGCGAAGTTACTTTAA